The proteins below come from a single Spiroplasma endosymbiont of Atherix ibis genomic window:
- a CDS encoding ABC transporter permease produces the protein MFKNIIKNKLQLVMVILLMFLSVFIFTMTDSSSQRLIKSREEFALNSNLHDSIIQFTESNYNYIENDEFKSITNNEVRDEIILNYLKYSLEKKNSNLKFDFDRTETRNFILDSNKSIKVINLEPDKKVDVFIVKKGMSLETWKSYIDSENDLSKRWVYLSEQFAKNNNIEINDIIRLNDDSFGSSVLVKNSENNSVDISKYKNKDINEWINSSNYSSMNWFQVVGFGSSADFMMPIISSNSPLPNLNNEGLAYVNPKNFGWQRTYLTTSFKKNIVNKMKEVIDDHEIENFRVWNSNSETQSQETLRIISSKDKEVYYSLKFINKISQEMNIELNSILTNLNKAQEYGLTISYNPPTHSSNKVVYDVADKDYSFVLRTQMYMKIIKYFKIIMYAVTIVTVLIGVWILTIILRNNIQKTFGQNGILLSLGYKKNELIISNCLYPIFISIIGGTLGYLLALPMQIFIINIFKNFFTINFVQISFSWLGLLTMVIGLFSFLLIVTLSIYYFVFNKYNALQMINYENISTVNKYKLKFQKLLTRSKKFDSRFKGAILASSLSRLFTITSVMLISSTIISVGIIAPSILNNYIKYKYLDNDYDNQIEYESPIYNAPTTFYKTYNPLSKEKNKLNSAQEIFDMYLNNQISYSTFTPKEDVATLSDLAYKNLNKDFLTNPNLKLNINIEGIDNYILRGTLISSVWKDYKFYKLDHYYEVSKVLDVLSSKNNLKDKLEDFENLRVFYLKYKTTIGLNIQRNEYFENGQYKSNLKELISNEQLNKIGISGGDVTPVLAKSGRIRKDSIFEKSFYEDLEANNENTWWQNTARNAAAIYNWIKAYFIDNLQQGFLQGVYASCPEALRKVISDSFLDESKYFNALFNVIPYITSTDDLGITIKSSSKNKAFKIYCLNKNNKTQSLFDISNNNLKDKLFEDENNIVINSSLAKILKVKVGERIDIEHFKKVLAVDEKELDPYSWDTTKMDAEGEGGYTNSKELYSRSFASSKQKGWKNNIITQNKDKFVYNTDLDTTSETMTKPTEMSEKVDSGRVTKKTVSENKTYKVVGISRQYGSAKAWIQNDNVKKIYGYDKSEQILFQNFIKEWINPKDKGNVNLVLKEFIQKIPNWEIKVYSPNEYKNKFEDFKNWVKQDSKREDILKLFESEYPIFNYKNSNDSSFSDLSKGINVSQQFGDFSSYGLNGGVANSQTISGYQISTIKTIDQKEAALKIISRIMKYAKVVVYYVTATFLLICVIIIMLIVNLVIVKYQKNIAVLKVLGYKDFYIIKLFIGMYIPIVLLTTLIGIGFGILIVQVVTSNLVSSGIVVPFFATTWWYSVLTFVLVWIIYILASIISWFILKRINLLLAVQES, from the coding sequence ATGTTTAAAAACATTATTAAAAATAAATTACAATTAGTAATGGTTATTTTGTTAATGTTTTTATCTGTTTTTATATTTACTATGACAGATTCTTCTTCACAAAGATTAATTAAGAGTAGAGAAGAGTTTGCATTAAATAGTAATTTACATGACTCTATTATTCAATTTACAGAAAGTAACTACAATTATATAGAAAATGATGAATTTAAATCTATTACAAATAATGAAGTAAGAGATGAAATTATTTTAAATTACTTAAAATATAGTTTAGAGAAAAAAAATAGTAATTTAAAATTTGATTTTGACAGAACTGAAACTAGAAATTTTATTTTAGACTCAAATAAGAGTATTAAAGTTATTAACTTAGAACCAGACAAAAAAGTTGACGTTTTTATTGTTAAAAAAGGAATGAGTTTAGAAACTTGAAAAAGTTATATTGATTCAGAAAATGATTTATCGAAAAGATGAGTTTATCTTTCTGAACAGTTTGCTAAAAATAATAACATTGAAATTAATGATATTATTCGTTTAAATGATGATTCTTTTGGTTCTAGTGTTTTAGTTAAAAATAGTGAAAATAATTCAGTTGACATTTCAAAATATAAAAATAAAGATATTAATGAATGAATTAATAGTTCAAACTATTCATCAATGAATTGATTTCAAGTTGTAGGATTTGGATCAAGTGCTGACTTTATGATGCCTATAATATCTTCTAACTCACCATTACCAAATTTAAATAATGAAGGATTAGCTTATGTAAATCCAAAAAATTTTGGTTGACAAAGAACTTATTTAACAACTTCTTTTAAAAAAAATATTGTAAATAAAATGAAAGAAGTTATTGATGATCATGAAATTGAAAACTTTAGAGTTTGAAATTCTAATTCTGAAACTCAGTCACAAGAAACTCTTAGAATAATATCATCTAAAGATAAAGAAGTTTATTATTCTCTAAAGTTTATAAATAAAATTAGTCAAGAAATGAATATTGAATTAAATTCAATATTAACAAATCTAAATAAAGCACAAGAGTATGGTTTAACAATTAGTTATAATCCTCCAACTCATAGTTCTAACAAAGTTGTTTATGATGTTGCAGATAAAGATTACTCTTTTGTATTAAGAACACAGATGTATATGAAAATAATTAAGTATTTTAAAATAATTATGTATGCAGTAACAATTGTAACTGTGTTAATTGGAGTATGAATTTTAACTATAATTTTAAGAAATAATATTCAAAAAACGTTTGGACAAAATGGAATTTTATTATCTCTTGGTTATAAAAAAAATGAACTTATAATTTCCAATTGTTTATATCCAATTTTTATTTCAATAATAGGGGGAACCTTAGGTTATCTTCTTGCTTTACCAATGCAAATATTTATAATAAATATTTTTAAAAATTTCTTTACAATAAATTTTGTACAAATTAGTTTTTCCTGATTAGGTTTATTAACAATGGTTATAGGATTATTTTCATTTTTACTAATAGTTACACTTTCTATTTACTATTTTGTTTTTAATAAATATAATGCTTTACAGATGATAAATTATGAAAATATATCAACAGTAAATAAATATAAACTTAAATTTCAAAAATTATTAACAAGAAGTAAAAAATTTGATTCTAGATTTAAAGGAGCAATTTTGGCTTCTTCATTATCAAGATTGTTTACTATAACATCAGTTATGTTGATATCTTCAACAATAATTTCTGTAGGTATTATTGCACCTTCAATTTTAAATAACTATATAAAGTATAAATATTTGGACAATGATTATGATAATCAAATTGAATATGAGTCACCAATTTATAATGCACCAACAACTTTTTATAAAACATATAACCCTCTAAGTAAAGAAAAGAATAAATTAAATAGTGCTCAAGAAATATTTGATATGTATTTAAATAATCAAATATCATATTCAACATTTACTCCAAAAGAGGATGTTGCAACATTATCAGATTTAGCTTATAAAAATTTAAATAAAGATTTTTTAACAAATCCTAATTTAAAATTAAACATTAATATTGAAGGAATAGACAATTATATCTTAAGAGGAACTTTAATATCTAGTGTTTGAAAAGATTATAAATTTTATAAACTTGATCATTATTATGAAGTATCAAAAGTTTTAGATGTACTTAGTAGTAAAAATAATTTAAAAGATAAATTAGAGGATTTTGAAAATCTAAGAGTTTTTTATTTAAAATATAAAACAACAATAGGTTTAAATATTCAAAGAAATGAGTATTTTGAAAATGGACAGTATAAAAGTAATTTAAAAGAATTAATTAGCAATGAGCAGTTAAATAAAATTGGAATAAGTGGAGGAGATGTAACTCCAGTATTAGCAAAATCAGGAAGGATTAGAAAAGATTCTATATTTGAAAAAAGTTTTTATGAAGATTTAGAAGCCAATAATGAAAATACATGATGACAAAATACAGCTCGTAATGCAGCTGCTATTTATAATTGAATTAAAGCGTATTTTATTGATAATCTTCAACAGGGATTTTTACAAGGAGTATATGCAAGTTGTCCAGAAGCTTTAAGAAAAGTTATTTCAGATAGTTTCTTAGATGAAAGTAAATATTTTAATGCTTTGTTTAATGTAATACCTTATATTACATCAACAGATGATTTAGGAATCACAATTAAATCATCTTCTAAAAATAAAGCATTTAAAATATATTGTCTTAACAAAAATAATAAAACTCAATCTCTTTTTGATATCAGCAATAATAATTTAAAAGATAAACTTTTTGAAGATGAAAATAATATAGTTATAAATTCATCTCTTGCAAAAATTTTAAAAGTTAAAGTTGGAGAAAGAATAGATATTGAGCACTTTAAAAAAGTTTTAGCTGTAGATGAAAAAGAATTAGATCCATATAGTTGAGATACAACAAAAATGGATGCAGAAGGAGAAGGAGGATATACAAATTCTAAAGAATTGTATTCAAGATCTTTTGCAAGTTCTAAACAAAAAGGATGAAAAAATAATATAATAACTCAAAATAAAGATAAATTTGTTTACAATACAGATTTAGATACAACATCTGAAACAATGACAAAGCCAACAGAAATGTCTGAGAAAGTAGATTCAGGTAGGGTTACTAAAAAAACAGTAAGTGAAAATAAAACTTATAAAGTTGTTGGAATATCTAGACAATATGGAAGTGCAAAAGCATGAATTCAAAATGATAATGTTAAAAAAATATATGGATATGATAAAAGCGAACAAATTCTTTTTCAAAATTTTATTAAAGAATGAATTAATCCAAAAGATAAAGGTAATGTAAATTTAGTTTTAAAAGAGTTTATTCAAAAAATTCCAAACTGAGAAATAAAAGTTTATTCTCCAAATGAATATAAAAATAAATTTGAAGATTTTAAAAACTGAGTTAAACAAGATTCAAAAAGAGAAGATATACTTAAACTTTTTGAAAGTGAATATCCGATATTTAATTATAAAAATTCAAATGATAGTTCCTTTAGTGATTTAAGTAAAGGAATTAATGTAAGTCAACAATTTGGTGATTTCTCAAGCTATGGTTTAAATGGGGGAGTTGCAAATTCTCAAACTATTTCAGGATATCAAATCTCTACAATTAAAACAATTGATCAAAAAGAGGCAGCATTAAAAATAATATCACGCATAATGAAATATGCAAAAGTTGTTGTTTACTATGTAACAGCTACTTTCTTATTAATTTGTGTAATTATAATTATGTTAATAGTTAACTTAGTAATAGTTAAATATCAAAAAAATATAGCTGTATTGAAAGTACTTGGATATAAAGATTTTTATATAATTAAATTATTTATTGGAATGTATATTCCTATAGTTCTTTTAACTACATTAATTGGTATAGGATTTGGTATTTTAATAGTTCAAGTTGTTACTTCAAATTTAGTGTCTTCAGGTATTGTTGTTCCATTTTTTGCAACAACATGATGATATAGTGTATTAACATTTGTATTAGTGTGAATTATTTATATATTAGCTTCAATAATAAGTTGATTTATTTTAAAAAGAATTAATTTATTATTAGCTGTTCAAGAAAGTTAG
- a CDS encoding lipoprotein, which translates to MKKLLSLLGAVGITASTSATTVACTKPSTNPESEDVLLDNVLPETILNAYKKKNPSANINELEVFDYNQNSAQLVYKKSTSSNSKFNPIIFNYKIKALDLSDDNESLVRNILVGEMDENGVVNKSISIKDVMKNKKVTKNSIRTSFAIMNGVFLNEQDIEIGDIDYNNSRVIIKSKNQNILKGTEEVILTINKNISSDDVLKVTDIGNIYLPGSLYDNRRECFDGTYKDEHGNSVAKDNILIALPVLFQNLGDRNKLFAYLARDLFTSAVAIAGVSASKIEENMSMDNFKINLSWGGEEKILVNDNIITATDSQTVTVKFKLAKEDRLIFGEYRPNSKDFIVSKKAYSSKNIKTIVSEIYDQAGESFKNQVSKEMFTKFSTINFANENEVPTIELLPGGEYVYSFDQMAFFLVSTKLDPENDKELIKKLTPPKEGKTYGYKFVVQE; encoded by the coding sequence ATGAAAAAATTATTATCATTATTAGGAGCAGTTGGAATAACTGCTTCTACAAGTGCAACAACAGTTGCATGTACAAAACCTAGCACAAATCCAGAATCAGAAGATGTATTATTGGATAATGTTTTACCTGAAACTATTTTAAATGCTTATAAAAAGAAAAATCCAAGTGCAAATATAAATGAACTTGAAGTATTTGATTATAATCAAAATAGTGCACAATTAGTTTATAAAAAATCTACATCATCTAATTCTAAATTTAATCCAATTATTTTTAATTATAAAATTAAAGCATTGGATTTATCTGATGACAATGAATCATTGGTTAGAAATATTCTTGTAGGAGAAATGGATGAAAATGGTGTTGTAAATAAATCAATTAGTATAAAAGATGTAATGAAAAATAAAAAAGTTACAAAAAACTCAATAAGAACTTCATTTGCAATAATGAACGGAGTTTTCTTAAATGAGCAAGATATTGAAATAGGAGATATAGATTACAATAACAGTAGAGTTATAATAAAATCAAAAAATCAAAATATTTTAAAAGGAACTGAAGAAGTTATTTTAACAATTAACAAAAATATAAGTTCAGATGATGTTTTAAAAGTTACAGATATAGGAAATATTTATTTACCAGGATCTTTATATGATAACAGAAGAGAATGTTTTGATGGAACTTATAAAGATGAGCATGGCAATAGTGTAGCTAAAGACAATATTTTGATAGCTTTACCTGTGTTATTTCAAAACTTGGGAGATAGAAATAAATTATTTGCTTATTTAGCAAGAGATTTATTTACATCTGCTGTAGCTATTGCAGGAGTTAGTGCATCAAAAATAGAAGAAAATATGTCTATGGATAATTTTAAAATAAATCTATCATGAGGGGGAGAAGAAAAAATTTTAGTTAATGATAATATAATTACAGCAACTGATTCACAAACAGTAACTGTTAAATTCAAATTGGCAAAAGAAGATAGATTGATTTTTGGAGAATATAGACCAAATTCAAAAGATTTTATAGTATCAAAAAAAGCATATTCTTCTAAAAATATTAAAACAATAGTTTCAGAAATTTATGATCAAGCAGGTGAATCTTTTAAAAATCAAGTATCAAAAGAAATGTTTACAAAGTTTTCAACAATTAATTTTGCAAATGAAAATGAAGTTCCAACAATTGAATTACTTCCTGGAGGAGAGTATGTTTATTCATTTGATCAAATGGCATTTTTCTTAGTTTCAACTAAATTAGATCCTGAAAATGATAAAGAATTAATTAAAAAACTAACACCTCCAAAAGAGGGAAAAACTTATGGTTATAAATTTGTAGTACAAGAATAA
- a CDS encoding lipoprotein — translation MKKLLSVLATFGIVASSTVSVVACGAKSETKPEKPEEPKEDLNDIIRDFQEEVTNIYIDHMKIEVIQNLIVLSETEKNYLFIKKDNIKAFSNREKEITFENKKQIENDENLILKSKLLAEKLNELKKVNKYKVILDEVDSLFDGVEIIFNDNFKIKSGELFQGVYIWNFINEYKINIKYKGKSDIEKFELKDTLKYTSTDSEIFKVAGDNLVKNIENDFLVSNEMKKYSNF, via the coding sequence ATGAAAAAGTTACTAAGTGTATTGGCAACATTTGGTATTGTTGCTTCATCAACTGTTAGTGTAGTTGCGTGTGGTGCAAAATCAGAAACTAAACCAGAAAAGCCAGAAGAACCAAAAGAGGATTTAAATGATATTATAAGAGATTTTCAAGAAGAAGTTACAAATATTTATATTGATCATATGAAAATTGAAGTTATTCAAAATCTTATTGTTTTGTCAGAAACAGAAAAAAATTATTTGTTTATTAAAAAAGATAATATAAAAGCTTTTTCAAATAGAGAAAAAGAAATAACTTTTGAAAATAAAAAACAAATTGAAAATGATGAAAATTTAATTTTAAAATCAAAATTATTAGCAGAAAAGTTAAATGAGTTGAAAAAAGTTAATAAGTATAAAGTTATTTTGGATGAGGTAGATTCACTTTTTGATGGTGTAGAAATTATTTTTAATGATAATTTTAAAATAAAATCAGGAGAGTTATTTCAAGGCGTTTATATATGAAATTTTATAAATGAGTATAAAATAAATATTAAATATAAAGGTAAAAGTGATATTGAAAAGTTTGAACTTAAAGATACTTTAAAATATACTTCAACAGATAGTGAAATTTTTAAAGTAGCAGGAGATAATTTAGTAAAAAATATTGAAAATGATTTTTTAGTATCAAATGAAATGAAAAAATACTCTAATTTTTAA
- the yihA gene encoding ribosome biogenesis GTP-binding protein YihA/YsxC, with amino-acid sequence MIKQAKFITSAANKSGWLKESIPEVCFIGRSNVGKSTFINALTNQNKLAKTSSTPGKTRLLNFFDINNNQFRIVDAPGYGYARVNNDQKLAFAKMMDEYLTSREQLKFICQLVDLRHPPTKDDIEMYKFFKHHKIKVFIVATKKDKCKKNDILKNEKIIKQNLEFDSNDKFISISSTEKNNLDKVYDIFIEMFEMN; translated from the coding sequence ATGATAAAACAAGCTAAATTTATTACTTCAGCTGCAAATAAAAGTGGTTGATTAAAAGAAAGTATTCCTGAAGTTTGTTTTATAGGAAGAAGTAATGTAGGAAAATCTACTTTTATTAATGCTTTAACTAATCAAAATAAATTGGCAAAAACTTCATCAACACCAGGAAAAACAAGATTATTGAATTTTTTTGATATTAATAATAATCAATTTAGAATAGTTGATGCTCCAGGTTATGGTTATGCAAGAGTTAATAATGATCAAAAATTAGCTTTTGCTAAAATGATGGATGAATATTTAACAAGTAGAGAACAGTTAAAATTTATTTGTCAATTAGTCGATTTAAGACATCCCCCAACTAAAGATGATATTGAAATGTATAAGTTTTTTAAACATCATAAAATTAAAGTTTTTATTGTGGCAACAAAAAAGGATAAATGTAAAAAAAATGACATTCTAAAAAATGAAAAAATAATAAAACAAAATTTAGAATTTGATTCAAATGATAAATTTATATCAATTTCATCAACAGAAAAAAATAATTTAGATAAAGTTTATGATATTTTTATTGAAATGTTTGAAATGAATTAA
- a CDS encoding NAD(P)H-dependent oxidoreductase, with amino-acid sequence MKTVIIIANPKPNSFNHAISNSVIEGLKKANKEYEIWDLYEMKFNPLITKEEFELFGYGQYDATLEHFMNVLRDECEQIVLIYQIVFFEMPAILKGFLDRVFIGTLIKEGDDPINWMPSINIEKTFIIETSLGDMWSLAGNQNKKQNEALTAQIMRRIGLYNPIIEIYKNLSKSTLKEHENFLKRIEQ; translated from the coding sequence ATGAAAACAGTTATAATTATTGCAAACCCAAAGCCAAATAGTTTTAATCACGCAATTTCAAACTCTGTTATTGAAGGTTTAAAAAAGGCAAATAAAGAATATGAAATTTGAGACTTGTATGAAATGAAATTTAATCCATTAATAACCAAAGAAGAATTTGAACTATTTGGTTATGGACAATATGATGCAACATTGGAACATTTTATGAATGTATTAAGAGATGAATGTGAACAAATTGTATTAATTTATCAAATAGTCTTTTTTGAAATGCCAGCTATTTTAAAAGGATTTCTAGATAGAGTATTTATAGGAACTTTAATTAAGGAAGGTGATGATCCAATTAATTGAATGCCTTCAATTAATATAGAAAAGACTTTCATTATAGAAACTTCTCTTGGAGATATGTGATCTCTTGCAGGAAACCAAAATAAAAAACAAAATGAAGCTCTTACAGCACAAATAATGAGAAGAATAGGTTTATATAATCCTATTATAGAAATATATAAAAATTTATCTAAATCAACTTTAAAAGAGCATGAAAACTTTCTAAAAAGAATAGAACAATAA